Proteins encoded within one genomic window of Paramisgurnus dabryanus chromosome 11, PD_genome_1.1, whole genome shotgun sequence:
- the LOC135730140 gene encoding taste receptor type 1 member 1-like, which produces MFLSCIYTFLVAFTTSFFFKVSRSSFEFSLDGDYLLGGLFPVHEAEHAAPLSSPEAIECSRQTFSNSGYQMFQLMRFAVEEINNSTTLLPNVSLGYEVFDHCSDTKNFPSVFSFISQNGSINPQEKLNSHQPKVIASTGPYGNTRTITIAPLITMDLIPLVNYGATSYTLSNKLQYPSFIRTNPSNKDLIQMIIHIIQWFRWNWVAFLGDPDIEEGLQLFNNYIKNTGICLAYQEILSQSANYSLTLKKIDKLNINVIVVFATPQYAKNIIKAAISNNIRDKVWIADETWSMNQQLLKEPGIEKIGTIIGITERFLSLPGFNEFIYKTKETTEVYPNDNIESEIHTKTCNQDCDNCSLVTAEEIINEDPTFSFPIYAAIYTIAHALHKVLHCNMNQCSKNTTVKPYMLLGEIKKLDFPLKGRQVKYDGNGDLAVSYAVVIWNTATNPPWIEMVGTYDTYPEINFTIDNSLMPWRNNTSVPFSNCSVECKEGFSREHVGYHDCCFLCKKCPQNSYVNYSRDPYTCFSCAENEWSDGSATCQTRSVIYLQFTDIPSIAIIFSNVCLITFLIIMIFIFAYNYNTPVVRSSGGNMSFLMLLCLIMSCLSAFFFFGEPTSIRCILRNVLFMFFYTICLSCLTVRAFQIVCVFKMNEFPNVHRLWVKYNGQWMFVISFSVFYFIVCVLWMTLGPPKLFSDLLSFKQQIFLTCKLGHPISISTVAFIDIVLGALCILFSYMARDLPKNYNEAKSITFSIIFFIVIWLAFLTAAFLVNSRDNFLINAFVQMSSTYGILFCYFIPKSYIMLFQPKKNTAAYFQTSIQSYTQTISRS; this is translated from the exons atgtttCTGAGTTGCATTTACACTTTTCTTGTTGCCTTTACTACTTCTTTCTTTTTCAAAGTTTCTCGTTCATCATTTGAGTTCAGTTTAGATGGAGATTACTTATTGGGTGGACTTTTTCCAGTACATGAAGCTGAACATGCAGCACCCCTGTCCTCCCCGGAGGCCATTGAATGTTCCAG GCAAACTTTCTCAAACTCGGGCTATCAGATGTTTCAACTAATGAGGTTTGCTGTTGAGGAGATTAATAACTCAACCACCCTGCTGCCCAATGTCTCTCTGGGTTATGAAGTTTTTGATCATTGTTCTGACACTAAGAATTTCCCTTCAGTCTTCAGTTTTATCTCACAGAATGGATCAATAAATCCTCAAGAAAAACTCAACAGCCATCAGCCTAAAGTCATTGCTTCAACTGGACCATATGGAAACACAAGAACTATTACTATTgcaccactgatcacaatggaCCTTATACCACTG GTTAATTATGGAGCTACCAGCTATACATTGAGTAATAAACTTCAGTATCCATCTTTTATAAGAACAAACCCTAGCAACAAAGACTTGATACAGATGATTATTCACATCATCCAGTGGTTTAGATGGAACTGGGTTGCTTTTCTTGGAGATCCAGACATTGAAGAAGGCCTTCAACTGTTTAACAATTATATCAAAAATACTGGGATTTGTTTGGCTTATCAAGAGATTCTCAGTCAAAGTGCAAACTACAGTCTAactcttaaaaaaattgataagCTTAACATCAATGTCATTGTGGTTTTCGCTACGCCAcaatatgcaaaaaatataatCAAAGCAGCCATATCAAACAACATCCGAGACAAAGTTTGGATTGCAGATGAAACATGGTCCATGAATCAGCAGCTTTTAAAAGAGCCAGGAATTGAGAAAATTGGAACAATTATTGGCATTACAGAGAGATTTTTGTCATTGCCTGGATTTAATGAATTCATTTATAAAACCAAAGAAACAACTGAGGTTTATCCTAATGATAACATTGAGAGTGAAATCCACACAAAGACATGTAATCAAGATTGTGACAACTGCTCATTGGTGACAGCAGAGGAAATTATAAATGAAGATCCCACATTTTCTTTTCCCATCTACGCTGCCATATACACCATAGCTCACGCATTACATAAAGTTCTGCACTGCAACATGAACCAATGCAGCAAAAATACAACAGTCAAGCCATACATG CTTCTAGGAGAAATTAAGAAATTGGATTTTCCACTTAAAGGTCGTCAGGTGAAATATGATGGGAATGGTGATCTAGCTGTCAGTTACGCTGTTGTGATCTGGAACACTGCAACAAATCCTCCATGGATTGAGATGGTGGGCACTTATGACACGTATCCAGAAATTAATTTTACCATTGACAACTCACTCATGCCCTGGCGTAACAACACTTCT GTTCCTTTCTCAAACTGCTCTGTTGAGTGTAAGGAGGGATTTTCAAGAGAACACGTGGGATATCATGATTGCTGCTTTCTGTGTAAAAAATGTCCACAAAACAGCTATGTGAATTATTCTC GGGACCCCTATACCTGTTTTTCATGTGCAGAGAATGAATGGTCTGATGGCAGTGCGACATGTCAGACACGTTCTGTTATTTATCTACAGTTCACAGATATCCCCTCCATTGCAATTATATTTTCCAATGTATGCTTGATTACTTTTCTCATTAtcatgatttttatttttgcctACAATTACAACACACCAGTGGTGAGGTCTTCTGGTGGCAACATGTCTTTCTTAATGTTATTGTGTCTGATTATGTCTTGCCTAAGTGCGTTCTTTTTCTTTGGCGAACCCACATCTATAAGATGTATATTAAGAAATGTCCTATTCATGTTTTTCTATACCATCTGTCTCTCCTGTTTAACTGTCCGTGCCTTTCAAATAGTTTGTGTCTTTAAAATGAATGAGTTCCCTAACGTGCACAGGTTGTGGGTAAAGTACAATGGCCAGTGGATGTTTGTCATTTCTTTCTCTGTCTTTTATTtcattgtttgtgttttgtggATGACTTTGGGACCTCCTAAACTTTTTAGTGACTTACTGTCTTTTAAACAACAGATATTTCTCACCTGTAAATTGGGGCATCCAATATCCATTAGCACAGTTGCATTCATAGATATTGTTCTTGGTGCCTTGTGTATCTTGTTTTCCTACATGGCACGAGATCTTCCCAAAAATTACAATGAGGCCAAATCAATAACCtttagtataattttttttattgtgatctGGCTCGCATTCTTGACAGCTGCGTTTCTCGTAAATAGCAGAGACAACTTTcttataaatgcatttgttcAGATGTCCAGTACATATGGAATTCTCTTTTGCTATTTCATACCAAAATCTTACATCATGTTATTTCAACCGAAGAAAAACACTGCTGCATACTTTCAAACATCTATTCAGAGTTACACACAAACTATTAGTAGAAGTTAA